The Methanobrevibacter arboriphilus JCM 13429 = DSM 1125 nucleotide sequence TTGTTTTATCTGCTGATGACCCTTCTATGTTTTCTTCTCAAAATGAACAAGATAATCGTCATTATGCTAGATTAGCTAATTGTCCTGTTTTAGAGCCTTCAAACCCTCAAGAAGTTAAAGATATGATGAAATATGGCTATGAACTCTCAAAAAAATTTAGTATTCCAGTAATTTTACGTACTACTACTCGAATTTCTCATATGAGGGGTGTTGTAGAATTGGGCGATGTTGAAATTACTAATAATAAAACAGATGATTCTAACAGTATTAATTTTGGAAAAAACGTTCATTGGGAAAAAGGTTTTTTTAAAAAGAATCCAAAACAATTTGTTCCAGTTCCAGAGAATTCTATGGTAATGCATGAAAAACTTGTATCTAAAATGGAAGATATTGAGGAATTAGCTAATAATTCAGATTTAAACTTTATTTTTAATTCATTTGAAAATATTGATTCTGAAAATATTAAACCTAAGTCTAAATATGGAATAATATCTAGTGGTAGTGCTTTTAATTATGCCTATGATGTTGTTGTTGAGGATAATCTAGCTAATTTGGGTTTTGATATTCTAAAATTAGGTTTTACTTATCCATTCCCAAAAGATTTAGCTTTAGATTTTATTGAAGGTTTAGATGGTATTTTTGTAGTTGAAGAAGTTGATCCAATAATGGAAAAAGAAATTTTAGCTATTATTGGTGAGATTGGAATTGATATTCCTGTTTTTGGAAAATTAGATGGTACTTTTCCACTTATTCATGAGTTTAATTCTGATATTGTTAGAGATTCTATAAATAAAGTCATTAATTCATCTATTAATACTATCGATAATATTAATAATTGTAATAATTGTAATAATAGTAATAATATAAATAATAGTAATAATAATATTAATAATTGTAATAACAGTAATAAAATCAATAATAGTAATAATAATAGTAGTAATTATAATAACAGTAATAAAATCAATAATAGTAATAATGGCAACAATGATTTAAACATTAATAAAAGATTAAAAGATATAAAAGATAATTTACCTTCTAGACCTCCTACATTATGTCCTGGTTGTTCTCATAGGGCTACTTACTTTGGTGTTAGACGTGCTGCTGAAGAATTGAATATTTCAAATGAAAATCTTATTTTTTCTTCAGATATTGGTTGTTATACTCTTGGTGTAAGTCCTCCTTATGAAACTACTGATTATTTATTGTCTATGGGGTCTAGTATTGGTGATGCATGTGGATTTTCAGTTGCTACAAATCAATATATTGTTAGTTTTATTGGAGATTCTACTTTTTTCCATGGTGGGATACCTCCTCTTATAAATGGGGTTCATAATAAACATAAGTTTGTAGTAACTATTCTTGATAATCGTACAACTGCGATGACTGGAGGTCAGCCTAATCCTGGACTTCCAGTTGATGGAATGGGGGACCAAGCTCCAGAAATTTCAATTGAGGAAATCGCCAAAGCTTGTGGTTGTGAATTTGTAGAAATTATTAACCCTATGAATTTAAATAAAACTATTGATACTTATAAAAGGGCACTTGAATATGAGGGAGTATCTGTTATAATTGCTAAATATCCTTGTACTCTTATTAAAGGATTAAAAAGAAAAAGACCGATGGTTATAAAAGAAGATAAATGTAATAACTGCCAAAATTGTGTAACTACTTTAGCATGCCCTGCTATTTCTATTGTTGATGGTAAAGTGGAAATTGATGATCTACTTTGTAAAGGATGTACTGTTTGTGTACAAATGTGTGATGAAAAGGCTATTGGTGTTAAAAAAGATATTTAGTTATCTGGATTAAAATTTATTTAGAGATTAAAATTTATCTGGAGGAAACATAATGCTTAATGAAGAAAATTCTTATAATATTTATATTTGTGGGGTTGGTGGCCAGGGAATAATTAAAACTTCAGTTATTATTGGTGAAGCAGCTATGAATGAGGGTTATGATGTTGTAATGAGTGAAATTCATGGAATGTCTCAAAGAGGAGGTGTAGTATCTACTGAATTAAGAATTGGTGGGTATAAAAGTTCTATAATTGGAAAATTTAAATCTGATATAATTTTAGCTTTTGAACCATCTGAAGCTGTAAGGGCACTTGATAAGGCAAATAAGAATACTAAAATCATATTTAACACATCTCCAATAATTCCATCCACTTTGAACCAATTTAATCAAACTTATCCAAGTGTTGGTAACATTACTGAGAGTTTAAATGAGAATTATGGCTCTGTATATCCTGTTGAGGGAGAAAAATTAGCTATTGAATCTGGAAGTATATTATCTCTGAATATGGTTCTTCTTGGTGCAGCTATAGCTAATGATACTTTTCCTCTTTCAAAAGAATCAATTATAAAATCTATGAAAAATAATTTAAACAGTAAATTCCATAATATGAATTTAGATGCTATTGAAAAAGGTTATAATATAGTTAAAAGTAGTTAATTTAAAGTATTTATTATTTTTACTATTAAAATAAATTTTATATAGGAATAAATCTTAGAAGAATAAGAATAAATATTATAAGAAATATTATAAGAAAAATATTATTAGTAATTTAATTATATAGGGGATTATATGAGTTACGAAATTAAAAATGCGATCATTCAAAGAGATGATCTTGATGAAAGCTTTGAATTAATTGATCCAAATGGATTTTTTAAAGAAGAAAATATTTTAATTGCTATTGATAGTGATACATTAATAACAATCCAATTATTAATAAAATCAATTTTAAGAAATGATTTTAAGAAATGGAATGAAATTAATGAATTAACTGATGGAGAATCTATTGCTAATTTATTTGTTAAATTAGGTTATAAAAGAGAAGAAGTTGCTGAACTTTTGAAAAGTTTTGAATAATAATATTTAAGTTAATTTATAAGCTAAAGGATAATTTATAAGCTAAAGGAATTTAGCTTTAAAATTTTTAGATTTTAAATTAATTGTTTAAACTTCAAACAATATTTTCATATTATATCTAAATTTATATTTAAATTTATATTTAAATTTAAATTCATTGATTTAAAATAATTAATTTAGTTTAAATTTAATTTAAATTAATTTTATGTCTTCAGCAGTTAGTATGTTAGCTTTTTTTTCTTTTAAAACTTTTATTCCTTCGTCAATATTTTCTAATCTTACTACAACAATAGCTTCATCACTCTTTTTACTAACAAATGCATAGATATATTCTACATTTATATTTTCATCATCAAGATGTCCTAAAATAGTGTTTAAACCATTTGGTTTATCTGGAACTTCTATTATAATGACTTCATTTTCTTTTACAACAAAATTATTTTTTTCTAAGACTTCTTTTGCTTTTTCATTTTCTGATACTATTAATCTTAGTATCCCAAACTTAGTTGTGTCTGCTATAGAAAGAGCTCTAATGTTTATATTCTCTTTTGCTAAAACATCCATAGCTTTTTTTAATCTACCTTCTTTGTTTTCAATAAATACAGATATTTGCTTGTTTTTCATGAAAATCCCTTTTTATAATTATTTTCCTCAATTTTATTAATACTTAATATAAATGATAGGAATAATAAATTATAGGTCATTTTATTCAAATTTAAACCTATACTATTCTCTATTCAAAATTTCTTTCATCTATTACTCTTACAGCTTTTCCTTCACTTCTTGGAAGAGATTCTGGCTCAACTAAAGTGACATTTGCACGTAATCCTATTTCTTTTTGAATAATTTTAGATATATTATCTTCTATAGATTCCATTATTCTCATTTCATCAGAAAATAGTTCTTTAGAAGTTTCTACTCTAACTTCAAGTTCATCTAAATGCCCTGGTCTTGTAACTACGATTTGATAGTTTGGTGTAAGCCCCTCAATTTTTAGTAAGGCTCTTTCAATTTGTGAGGGGAATACTATTACTCCTCTTATTTTAAGCATATCATCACTTCTACCAGTAATTCTAGACATTCTAGCTAGAGTTCTACCACAATCACATTTTTCATGTGTGATTGAGGTTATATCTTTGGTACGGAATCTTATAACTGGCATTCCTTCTCTTGTAAGTGTTGTTAATACTAATTCTCCTTTATTTCCATCTTCTAAAGGTTGCATTGTTTCAGAATCAATAATTTCTGGATAAAAATGGTCATCAGATATGTGTAGTCCTGTTTTTTCTGGACATTCTTGAGCTACTCCAGGTCCAATAACTTCAGTTAAGCCATAAATATTAAGAGCAATGATTCCTAATCTTTTTTCAAGTTCTTCTCTCATTTCTTCAGTCCACATTTCTGCTCCAAATATTCCTGATTTTAAAGTAATTTCATCTGGAGTTAATCCTTCTTTTTCAAGAACTTCAGCTAAATAAAGTGCATATGACGGAGTACATGTAAGAATTGTACTTTTAAAATCTTTCATCACTTCAATTTGACGTTTTGTGTTTCCTGCAGAAATGGGGATAACTGTTGCTCCTACTTTATGTCCTCCATAATGGATTCCAAGCCCTCCAGTAAAGAGTCCATAGCCATAACAATTTTGAATTCGATCTCCACGTGTTCCAAGTCCCATGGTTATCGCTCTTGCACTAACTTCTGACCAAATTTCCAAATCTTTTTCAGTATATCCAGAAACAGTTGGTTTACCTGTTGTTCCAGAGGTTGTGTGGATTTCTATAATTTCTTCTTCTGGAACTGCAAACATTCCAAAAGGATAAGCATCTCGAAGATCTGTTTTTGTTGTAAAAGGTATTTTATTTATATCTTCAAGTGTTTTAATATCTTCTGGTTTTATCCCAGCTTTATCAAACTTATCTTTATAAAATGGAACATTTTCATAAGCTTTCTTAACTGTTTCTTTCAACCTTTTAAGTTGTAGTTCTCTTTTTTCTTTTATGCTCATACATTCTAATTTTTCATCCCAAACCATATTCATCCCTATGTTTATATATAATCAGTTATGTTAATTATATATTATTTTATATTATAAATATATTAATTTATATTATACCTATATTATTTTATATTATACATATATTAGTTTATATTATTAGTATATTATTTTATATATATATATATATATATTAAATTTATATTTTTATATTGATACTAAGAATTAAATTATAGTATTTTCTATTAATAATTAAATATTAGATAATACTCATAATTAGATGAAATAATAAGTATGTTAGTTAAATAATAGCTATAAATAGATATTAAATATTTTTATTAATATTTTTATTAATGACTTTATTCATATTTTTATTAATTTTTACTAATATTTTTATTTATATTTCTTAATATTATGTTTCTTTATATTATTTTTACTAATATTTATTTTAGATAGTATTATTTTTCATATTTCATAACACTATTTTTATTAATATTATTCTTATTAATATTATTTTTCTTATTAATATTATTTTTATTAATATTATTTTTATTAATATTATGTTTATTTGTATTATTTTTCATAATTATCTTTCTAATATTTAAATAGATTAATATTTTTTCTTCTTTATTTTTTAAACTATTTATTTATTTAAATTATGTAATGTATTTATTATTTAATACATTTATTATAACTATTGGATATTAATTTTATAATCAGAAATTTATGTATAAAAGCTTATATAATACTAAAGTACAAAAAGAAATTTTGTAGATATATAGATTAAATTTAAACTTTTAAAGTCAATTTCTCAGTTTTAAAATTATTTTTTAAATTTAGTTTATATTTTTAATATTGATTGTAGTTATAATATTGATTATATTATTGATTGTAGTCATATTATTGATTATTATATTGATTGTAATCATATTGATAACTAATATATTGATTGTAGTCATATTAATGACTATTGTATTGATTGTAGTTTTATTAATTAGTATGTATTGTTTGTAGTTTTATATTAATGGTTATGATATTGATTGTAGTTTTATTAATAGTTATAATACTTTTGAGGTTTTTTTCATGAATTTAATAATTTTATCTATAGTTTTCTTAGTTTACTTCTTTGTAGTAGGCTATGTTGGATATATAGCTTGGAAAAGCACGAAATCTTCTGATGAATTTATGGTTGCTGGGCGAAAAACACATCCTTATATAATGGCATTGAGTTATGGTGCTACTTTTATAAGTACGGCTGCTATTGTAGGATTTGGAGGTATTGCAGGTCAATTTGGTATGAGTTTACTTTGGTTAGTATTTTTAAATATTTTTGTTGGGGTTTTCATTGCATTTGTATTTATGGGTAAAAGAACTCGAAAAATGGGCCATAATCTTGGTTCTTTAACATTTCCTGAGTTTCTTTCTCGTCGTTTTGATAGTAGATTTATTCAATATTTTAGTGGTGGAATAATATTCTTTGGAATGCCTATTTATGCATCTGTTGTTCTTATTGGTGCTGCAAGGTTTATGGAAACTTCTCTTTCAATTAGTTTCACTTTATCTCTTTTAATTTTATCAGTTTTTGTTGCTTTCTATGTTATTTTTGGAGGAA carries:
- a CDS encoding thiamine pyrophosphate-dependent enzyme, translating into MDLNQLVNGKSGDKEFLLGNEAAVRGAIEAGVSVAATYPGTPSSEIGNILSFLAKDAGLFFEFSINEKVAMEVAASSAASGLKSFTFMKHVGLNVASDSFLTAVYTGTPGGMVVLSADDPSMFSSQNEQDNRHYARLANCPVLEPSNPQEVKDMMKYGYELSKKFSIPVILRTTTRISHMRGVVELGDVEITNNKTDDSNSINFGKNVHWEKGFFKKNPKQFVPVPENSMVMHEKLVSKMEDIEELANNSDLNFIFNSFENIDSENIKPKSKYGIISSGSAFNYAYDVVVEDNLANLGFDILKLGFTYPFPKDLALDFIEGLDGIFVVEEVDPIMEKEILAIIGEIGIDIPVFGKLDGTFPLIHEFNSDIVRDSINKVINSSINTIDNINNCNNCNNSNNINNSNNNINNCNNSNKINNSNNNSSNYNNSNKINNSNNGNNDLNINKRLKDIKDNLPSRPPTLCPGCSHRATYFGVRRAAEELNISNENLIFSSDIGCYTLGVSPPYETTDYLLSMGSSIGDACGFSVATNQYIVSFIGDSTFFHGGIPPLINGVHNKHKFVVTILDNRTTAMTGGQPNPGLPVDGMGDQAPEISIEEIAKACGCEFVEIINPMNLNKTIDTYKRALEYEGVSVIIAKYPCTLIKGLKRKRPMVIKEDKCNNCQNCVTTLACPAISIVDGKVEIDDLLCKGCTVCVQMCDEKAIGVKKDI
- a CDS encoding indolepyruvate oxidoreductase subunit beta, producing MLNEENSYNIYICGVGGQGIIKTSVIIGEAAMNEGYDVVMSEIHGMSQRGGVVSTELRIGGYKSSIIGKFKSDIILAFEPSEAVRALDKANKNTKIIFNTSPIIPSTLNQFNQTYPSVGNITESLNENYGSVYPVEGEKLAIESGSILSLNMVLLGAAIANDTFPLSKESIIKSMKNNLNSKFHNMNLDAIEKGYNIVKSS
- a CDS encoding amino acid-binding protein → MKNKQISVFIENKEGRLKKAMDVLAKENINIRALSIADTTKFGILRLIVSENEKAKEVLEKNNFVVKENEVIIIEVPDKPNGLNTILGHLDDENINVEYIYAFVSKKSDEAIVVVRLENIDEGIKVLKEKKANILTAEDIKLI
- a CDS encoding phenylacetate--CoA ligase family protein yields the protein MVWDEKLECMSIKEKRELQLKRLKETVKKAYENVPFYKDKFDKAGIKPEDIKTLEDINKIPFTTKTDLRDAYPFGMFAVPEEEIIEIHTTSGTTGKPTVSGYTEKDLEIWSEVSARAITMGLGTRGDRIQNCYGYGLFTGGLGIHYGGHKVGATVIPISAGNTKRQIEVMKDFKSTILTCTPSYALYLAEVLEKEGLTPDEITLKSGIFGAEMWTEEMREELEKRLGIIALNIYGLTEVIGPGVAQECPEKTGLHISDDHFYPEIIDSETMQPLEDGNKGELVLTTLTREGMPVIRFRTKDITSITHEKCDCGRTLARMSRITGRSDDMLKIRGVIVFPSQIERALLKIEGLTPNYQIVVTRPGHLDELEVRVETSKELFSDEMRIMESIEDNISKIIQKEIGLRANVTLVEPESLPRSEGKAVRVIDERNFE